In Pseudomonas sp. MTM4, one genomic interval encodes:
- the mfd gene encoding transcription-repair coupling factor: MSVLRLPPMPAASGKQTWGNLPGAALSLAIAESASRAECFTLLLTADSQSAERLKEELAFFAPSLPVLHFPDWETLPYDVFSPHQDIISQRIAALYQLPELTHGVLVVPITTALHRLAPKRFLLGSSLVLDVGQKLDVEQMRSRLEAAGYRCVDTVYEHGEFAVRGALIDLYPMGSALPYRIDLFDDEIETLRTFDPENQRSIEKVDSVRLLPAREFPVKKEAVTGFRARFRERFDVDFRRCPVYQDLSTGITPAGIEYYLPLFFDETSTLFDYLPEDTQVFSLPGIEQAAENFWKDVRNRYEDRRVDPERPLLPPAELFMPVEDCFARLKLWPRVVASQEDVETGIGRERFPASPLPELAIEAKASEPLGALRRFLDEFPGRVLFTAESAGRREVLLELLARLKLRPQEVEGWPAFLQGKERLAISIAPLDEGLLLQQPQLALIAESPLFGQRIMQRRRREKTRDAGENVIKNLTELREGAPVVHIDHGVGRYQGLITLEIEGQSAEFLQLQYAEEAKLYVPVASLHLIARYTGSDDALAPLHRLGSETWQKAKRKAAEQVRDVAAELLDIYARRAAREGYAFQDPQLDYDTFSAGFPFEETPDQQAAIEAVRSDMLAPKPMDRLICGDVGFGKTEVAMRAAFIAVHSGRQVAVLVPTTLLAQQHYNSFRDRFADWPVKVEVMSRFKSAKEIQGAVDQLAEGKVDILIGTHKLLQDDVKFTNLGLVIIDEEHRFGVRQKEQLKALRSEVDILTLTATPIPRTLNMAVAGMRDLSIIATPPARRLSVRTFVMEANKPTIKEALLRELLRGGQVYYLHNDVKTIEKCAADLAELVPEARIGIGHGQMRERELEQVMGDFYHKRFNVLVASTIIETGIDVPSANTIIIERADKFGLAQLHQLRGRVGRSHHQAYAYLLTPPRKQMTPDAEKRLEAIANSQDLGAGFVLATHDLEIRGAGELLGDGQSGQIQAVGFTLYMEMLERAVKAIQKGEQPNLDQPLGGGPEINLRIPSLIPEDYLPDVHARLILYKRIANAADEDGLNELQVEMIDRFGLLPDPAKHLIRLTLLKLQAEKLGITKIDAGPQGGRIEFAADTPVDPMALIKLIQTQPKRYKFEGATVFKFQVPMERPEERFNTLEALLERLTPAAGQ, translated from the coding sequence GTGTCCGTATTGCGCCTTCCGCCCATGCCTGCCGCCAGCGGCAAGCAAACCTGGGGCAACCTTCCCGGAGCCGCGCTAAGCCTGGCCATCGCCGAATCCGCCAGCCGCGCAGAATGCTTCACCCTTCTTCTCACCGCCGACAGCCAGAGCGCCGAGCGCCTCAAGGAAGAACTGGCATTCTTCGCGCCGAGCTTGCCGGTTTTGCATTTTCCCGACTGGGAAACGCTGCCCTACGATGTGTTCTCGCCGCACCAGGACATCATCTCCCAGCGCATCGCGGCGCTCTATCAGCTGCCTGAACTGACCCACGGCGTACTGGTAGTTCCGATCACCACCGCGCTACACCGCCTCGCACCCAAGCGCTTCCTGCTGGGTTCCAGCCTTGTGCTGGATGTCGGCCAGAAGCTCGACGTCGAACAGATGCGCTCGCGGCTGGAAGCGGCGGGCTACCGCTGCGTGGATACGGTGTACGAGCATGGCGAATTCGCCGTGCGGGGCGCGCTGATCGACCTCTATCCCATGGGTAGCGCACTGCCCTATCGCATCGACCTGTTCGACGACGAGATCGAAACGCTGCGGACCTTCGACCCGGAAAACCAACGCTCCATCGAAAAGGTGGATTCGGTGCGCCTGCTGCCGGCCCGCGAGTTTCCAGTGAAAAAGGAAGCGGTCACCGGTTTCCGCGCGCGCTTCCGTGAACGCTTCGACGTGGATTTCCGGCGCTGCCCGGTCTACCAGGACCTGTCCACCGGCATCACCCCGGCGGGCATCGAGTACTACCTGCCGCTGTTCTTCGACGAAACCTCGACGCTGTTCGATTACCTGCCCGAGGACACCCAAGTGTTTTCTCTGCCTGGCATCGAGCAGGCCGCCGAGAACTTCTGGAAGGACGTACGCAACCGCTACGAAGACCGCCGCGTCGATCCCGAACGGCCTCTGCTGCCGCCTGCCGAGTTGTTCATGCCGGTAGAGGATTGCTTCGCCCGTTTGAAGCTATGGCCACGCGTAGTCGCCAGCCAGGAAGATGTGGAAACCGGCATCGGCCGCGAACGCTTCCCGGCCAGTCCGCTGCCGGAGCTGGCCATTGAAGCCAAGGCCAGCGAGCCGCTGGGGGCGCTGCGGCGCTTTCTCGATGAATTCCCTGGCCGTGTACTGTTCACCGCCGAATCCGCTGGGCGCCGCGAAGTGCTGCTGGAACTGCTGGCCCGCCTGAAACTGCGCCCGCAGGAAGTCGAGGGCTGGCCGGCATTCCTTCAGGGCAAGGAACGCCTGGCGATCAGTATCGCGCCGCTGGACGAGGGCCTGCTGCTGCAACAGCCGCAACTGGCACTGATCGCCGAAAGCCCGCTGTTCGGCCAGCGCATCATGCAGCGCCGCCGTCGCGAGAAGACCCGCGATGCAGGCGAGAACGTCATCAAGAACCTCACCGAGCTGCGCGAAGGCGCGCCGGTGGTGCATATCGACCACGGCGTGGGCCGCTACCAGGGCCTGATCACCCTAGAGATCGAAGGCCAGTCGGCCGAATTCCTCCAGCTGCAGTACGCCGAGGAAGCCAAGCTCTACGTGCCCGTCGCTAGCCTGCACCTGATCGCCCGTTATACCGGCAGCGACGACGCCCTGGCACCGCTGCATCGGCTGGGTTCGGAAACCTGGCAGAAGGCCAAGCGCAAGGCCGCCGAGCAGGTCCGCGACGTCGCTGCCGAACTGCTCGACATCTACGCCCGCCGCGCCGCCCGCGAAGGTTATGCCTTCCAAGACCCGCAGCTGGACTACGACACCTTCAGCGCCGGCTTCCCCTTCGAGGAAACGCCGGACCAACAGGCCGCCATCGAAGCCGTGCGCAGCGACATGCTCGCGCCCAAGCCAATGGACCGGCTGATCTGCGGCGACGTCGGCTTCGGCAAGACCGAAGTGGCCATGCGCGCCGCATTCATTGCCGTTCACAGTGGCCGCCAAGTCGCCGTATTGGTGCCCACTACATTGCTCGCCCAGCAGCACTACAACAGTTTCCGCGACCGCTTCGCCGATTGGCCGGTGAAGGTCGAGGTAATGAGCCGCTTCAAATCCGCCAAGGAAATTCAGGGCGCAGTGGACCAGCTCGCCGAAGGCAAGGTGGACATCCTCATCGGCACCCACAAGCTGCTGCAGGACGACGTCAAGTTCACCAACCTGGGCCTGGTGATCATCGACGAGGAACACCGTTTCGGCGTGCGCCAGAAGGAACAGCTGAAGGCGCTGCGCAGCGAGGTGGACATCCTCACTCTCACCGCCACGCCGATCCCGCGCACGCTGAATATGGCGGTGGCGGGCATGCGCGACCTGTCGATCATCGCCACGCCGCCGGCGAGGCGGCTGTCGGTGCGCACCTTCGTCATGGAGGCTAACAAGCCGACCATCAAGGAAGCCCTGCTGCGCGAGCTGCTGCGCGGTGGTCAGGTCTACTACCTGCACAACGATGTGAAGACCATCGAGAAATGCGCCGCGGACCTTGCCGAACTGGTGCCCGAGGCGCGTATCGGCATCGGCCACGGTCAGATGCGCGAGCGCGAGTTGGAACAGGTGATGGGCGACTTCTACCACAAGCGCTTCAACGTGCTGGTGGCCTCGACCATCATCGAGACCGGCATCGACGTGCCCAGTGCCAACACCATCATCATCGAGCGCGCCGACAAGTTCGGCCTGGCCCAGCTGCACCAGCTGCGTGGCCGCGTCGGCCGCAGTCACCACCAGGCCTACGCTTATCTGCTCACCCCGCCGCGCAAGCAGATGACGCCAGACGCGGAAAAGCGCCTGGAAGCCATCGCCAACTCCCAGGATCTGGGTGCCGGTTTCGTGCTGGCCACCCACGACCTGGAAATCCGCGGCGCCGGCGAGCTGCTCGGCGACGGCCAGAGCGGGCAGATCCAGGCGGTGGGTTTCACCCTCTATATGGAAATGCTCGAACGCGCGGTCAAGGCCATCCAGAAGGGCGAACAGCCGAACCTGGACCAGCCACTGGGCGGCGGTCCGGAGATCAACCTGCGCATCCCGTCGCTGATCCCCGAGGACTACCTGCCGGACGTGCATGCGCGCCTGATCCTCTACAAGCGCATCGCCAACGCCGCCGACGAGGACGGCCTGAACGAGCTGCAGGTGGAGATGATCGATCGCTTCGGCCTGCTGCCGGACCCGGCCAAGCACCTGATCCGCCTGACGCTGCTCAAGCTGCAGGCCGAAAAGCTCGGCATCACCAAGATCGACGCTGGGCCCCAGGGCGGACGCATCGAATTCGCCGCCGATACACCGGTCGATCCGATGGCGCTGATCAAACTGATCCAGACGCAGCCCAAGCGCTACAAGTTCGAAGGCGCGACGGTGTTCAAATTCCAGGTGCCCATGGAACGACCGGAAGAACGTTTCAATACGCTGGAAGCCCTGCTCGAACGTCTGACACCGGCGGCTGGTCAGTGA
- a CDS encoding DEAD/DEAH box helicase codes for MSETFFDHLPEPWTTYFSPLALSRGEQYAAEGRVRIIEQSAQRVAASCQGSGSNSYRQTLTLGPRGELHCLCTCPVGWACKHAAAVLYELERQQQQPRSTAPVSDSQDGLHGALQAWLSHLPQALGEAPTAPAQHCLHYLLEPDLTVTVYKVRQLKDGSFSTPQLYFAMREASFRQPRFMLPIDLRIAALLNLCAGGSNTFQLEGPNGGEALRLVLESGRAFLSFDRPALQPGLCREAQLQWRTNRNGTLYASLVPEDVELIEAIDPLYYLDEAKNELGVIAHGLGDALARHLLKLPEVPAAQATLFSLSLNDIAPKLPAPSKPQEKRIDDLSPRPRLALGSHQFMNYHPGSGRMVNEQQHRAGLSFVYDRTAAHGKSKADERIRQVGDQGILSIARQPKAEQALRQRLQQFGLRPALRQSQALPKDSAEMYELPNEAAWLQFVQQHLPQLLDEGWEIVIQPGFAYDLAQVEQWYAEVDESPEHSWFELELGIVVEGERISLLPVLLDVIRKTPALLAPEQLAQRRDDEMLRITLARRDDGHPLQVLLPFGRLKPILATLGDLYLQQPLAMSDSLRLDQADAARLAQLDALPLEWHGGERLRDFAQRLRDYRQLPCPPPAGLNAELRPYQLQGLCWMQTLRELEVGGILGDDMGLGKTLQTLAHLLMEKQAGRLDRPALVVMPTSLIPNWQDEAARFAPDLRVLTLHGPARQKHFGELADYDLLLTTYALLPRDVERLAEQPLHVLVLDEAQNIKNAGSKAAQAAGQLQARQRLCLSGTPLENNLSELWSLFHFLMPGWLGNAKEFNRTYRTPIEKHGDPVRLQHLIGRIRPFLLRRHKEEVAHELPPKTEILHWVELTPAQRDLYETVRLAMDRKVRDEIDRKGLARSQIIILDALLKLRQVCCDLRLVKGETARAVRGGSSGKLDSLMEMLQELLAEGRRVLLFSQFTSMLALIEESLQQRGIDYVQITGDTRDRRTPVQRFQNGEVPVFLISLKAGGTGLNLTAADTVIHYDPWWNPAVENQATDRAYRIGQDKPVFVYKLIARGTVEEKIQQLQARKAELAAGVLQGSGEADWTLQESDIEALLAPLER; via the coding sequence ATGTCCGAGACTTTTTTCGATCACCTTCCCGAACCCTGGACGACCTATTTCTCACCACTGGCCTTGAGCCGTGGTGAGCAATACGCCGCCGAAGGACGGGTGCGGATCATCGAGCAGTCGGCGCAGCGGGTCGCGGCGAGTTGCCAGGGCTCGGGGAGTAATAGCTACCGGCAAACCCTGACCCTCGGCCCGCGCGGCGAGCTGCACTGCCTCTGCACCTGTCCGGTGGGCTGGGCCTGCAAACACGCGGCGGCCGTGCTGTATGAGCTGGAGCGACAACAGCAACAGCCACGATCCACCGCTCCAGTGAGCGATTCCCAAGACGGTTTGCACGGCGCGCTGCAAGCCTGGCTTTCACACCTGCCTCAGGCCCTCGGCGAGGCACCGACGGCGCCAGCGCAGCACTGCCTACACTATCTGCTCGAACCAGATCTCACCGTCACCGTATATAAAGTGCGGCAACTCAAGGATGGCAGCTTCAGCACTCCTCAGCTCTATTTCGCAATGCGCGAGGCGAGCTTCCGGCAACCACGCTTCATGCTGCCGATCGATTTGCGCATCGCCGCCCTGCTGAACCTGTGCGCAGGCGGCAGCAACACGTTCCAGCTGGAAGGCCCGAATGGCGGCGAGGCGCTGCGGCTCGTGCTTGAAAGCGGGCGCGCCTTCTTGAGTTTCGACCGGCCCGCCTTGCAACCTGGCCTCTGCCGCGAGGCACAGCTGCAATGGCGCACCAATCGCAACGGAACCCTATACGCCAGCCTCGTTCCGGAGGATGTCGAATTGATCGAAGCCATCGACCCTCTCTACTACCTGGACGAGGCGAAGAACGAGTTGGGTGTGATCGCTCACGGCCTCGGCGATGCGCTGGCCCGGCATCTGCTCAAGCTGCCCGAAGTGCCTGCCGCGCAGGCCACATTATTCAGCCTCTCGCTGAACGATATCGCCCCCAAGCTACCCGCACCGAGCAAACCGCAGGAAAAACGTATCGACGACCTGTCGCCCCGACCACGCCTGGCGCTGGGTAGCCATCAGTTCATGAACTACCACCCCGGCAGCGGGCGCATGGTCAATGAACAGCAGCACCGCGCCGGCCTCAGCTTCGTCTATGACCGCACGGCGGCCCATGGAAAGAGCAAGGCTGACGAACGCATACGCCAGGTCGGTGACCAGGGCATCCTCAGCATTGCCCGCCAGCCCAAAGCCGAACAGGCACTGCGCCAGCGCCTGCAGCAATTCGGCCTGCGCCCCGCCCTGCGCCAGAGTCAGGCATTGCCCAAGGACTCGGCAGAGATGTACGAGCTGCCCAACGAGGCCGCCTGGCTGCAGTTCGTTCAGCAGCACCTGCCGCAGCTGCTCGACGAAGGTTGGGAGATCGTCATCCAGCCGGGCTTCGCCTACGACCTGGCGCAGGTCGAGCAATGGTACGCCGAGGTCGATGAATCGCCGGAACACAGCTGGTTCGAGCTGGAACTGGGCATCGTCGTCGAAGGCGAACGCATCAGCCTGCTGCCGGTGCTGTTGGATGTGATCCGCAAGACGCCGGCGCTGCTGGCCCCGGAACAACTGGCCCAGCGTCGCGATGATGAGATGCTGCGCATCACCCTCGCGCGCCGCGACGACGGTCATCCACTTCAAGTGTTGCTGCCCTTCGGTCGGCTCAAACCGATTCTCGCGACCCTTGGCGATCTGTATCTGCAACAGCCCTTGGCCATGAGCGACAGCCTGCGCTTGGACCAGGCCGACGCCGCGCGTCTGGCCCAGCTCGACGCGCTCCCGCTGGAGTGGCACGGCGGCGAGCGCCTTCGCGATTTCGCTCAGCGCCTGCGCGACTATCGCCAGCTCCCCTGCCCACCGCCCGCAGGACTGAACGCCGAGCTGCGGCCCTATCAGCTGCAGGGATTGTGCTGGATGCAGACGCTGCGCGAATTGGAGGTAGGCGGCATTCTTGGCGACGACATGGGTCTGGGCAAAACCCTGCAGACCCTGGCCCATCTGCTTATGGAAAAACAAGCCGGCCGCCTCGACCGCCCCGCTCTTGTGGTGATGCCCACCAGCCTGATTCCAAACTGGCAGGACGAGGCGGCGCGCTTCGCACCCGACCTCCGGGTGCTCACCCTGCACGGCCCGGCCCGGCAAAAACACTTCGGCGAACTGGCCGATTACGACCTGCTGCTGACCACCTACGCGCTGCTACCCCGGGACGTCGAGCGCCTGGCCGAACAGCCGCTGCATGTGCTGGTCTTGGACGAGGCGCAGAACATCAAGAACGCCGGCAGCAAAGCCGCCCAGGCCGCTGGCCAGCTGCAGGCGCGACAACGCCTATGCCTGAGCGGCACCCCACTGGAAAACAACCTCAGCGAGCTTTGGTCGCTGTTCCACTTCCTCATGCCCGGCTGGCTGGGCAACGCCAAGGAATTCAACCGCACCTATCGCACACCCATCGAGAAACACGGCGACCCCGTGCGGCTGCAACACCTGATCGGCCGCATCCGCCCCTTCCTGCTGCGCCGGCACAAGGAAGAGGTGGCGCACGAGCTGCCGCCCAAGACCGAGATATTGCATTGGGTAGAGCTGACCCCGGCGCAACGCGACCTCTACGAGACGGTGCGGCTGGCCATGGATCGCAAGGTACGCGACGAGATCGACCGCAAGGGGCTGGCGCGCAGCCAGATCATCATTCTCGACGCCCTGCTCAAGCTACGCCAGGTCTGCTGCGACCTGCGCCTGGTCAAGGGTGAAACGGCGCGCGCGGTTCGCGGCGGCAGCTCAGGCAAGCTGGACAGTCTGATGGAGATGCTCCAGGAACTGCTCGCAGAAGGCCGCCGCGTGCTGCTGTTCTCGCAGTTCACATCGATGCTGGCGCTGATCGAGGAAAGCCTGCAGCAGCGCGGCATCGATTACGTGCAGATCACCGGCGACACCCGCGACCGTCGCACCCCAGTGCAGCGCTTCCAGAACGGCGAGGTGCCGGTGTTCCTGATCAGTCTCAAGGCCGGCGGCACCGGGCTCAACCTCACCGCCGCCGATACCGTGATCCATTACGATCCCTGGTGGAACCCGGCCGTCGAAAACCAGGCCACCGACCGCGCCTACCGCATCGGCCAGGACAAGCCCGTGTTCGTCTACAAACTCATCGCCCGCGGCACGGTGGAAGAGAAGATCCAGCAACTGCAGGCCCGCAAGGCCGAGCTGGCAGCCGGCGTACTGCAAGGCAGCGGCGAAGCCGACTGGACGCTACAGGAAAGCGATATCGAGGCGCTGCTGGCACCGTTGGAAAGGTGA
- a CDS encoding Na(+)-translocating NADH-quinone reductase subunit A, whose translation MINIKRGLDLPIAGAPAQRIEAARPVRSVAVLGFDYPGMKPTMDVQVGDRVKLGQVLFSDKKTPGVVFTAPGAGVVSAVHRGEKRVLQSVVIDLDGTDEVTFSQYGAAELEGLSDVQVRENLQQSGLWAALRTRPYSKVPAIDAVPNSIFVTAIDTHPLAADPSIIIAERAADFEAGLKVLGNLGKLFLCKADGASLPGEQLAKVKTESFAGPHPAGLAGTHIHFLDPVSASKSVWTIGYQDVIAIGALFTSGRLSVERVVSLAGPVVEQPRLVRTRLGANLDELTAGELQLGANRVVSGSLLGGRTAHGAFAYLGRYHQQVSCLREGKEREMLHYMRLGRTKHSVLNIFISKLNAGKKFAFSTSTNGSPRAMVPVGNYEEVMPLDILPTQLLRSLIVGDTEVAQKLGCLELDEEDLALCSYVCAGKYEYGPILRDNLTRIEKEG comes from the coding sequence ATGATCAATATAAAACGTGGGCTTGATTTGCCCATTGCAGGTGCGCCGGCGCAGCGTATCGAGGCTGCAAGGCCCGTGCGAAGCGTCGCGGTTTTGGGATTTGACTACCCGGGCATGAAGCCGACCATGGACGTTCAGGTGGGTGATCGGGTCAAGTTGGGGCAGGTTCTGTTCTCGGACAAAAAGACGCCTGGAGTCGTTTTCACGGCGCCTGGCGCCGGCGTTGTCAGTGCAGTTCATCGTGGTGAGAAGCGGGTCCTGCAGTCGGTGGTCATCGACTTGGACGGAACGGACGAAGTGACGTTCAGCCAGTATGGTGCAGCCGAACTCGAAGGGCTCAGCGATGTGCAGGTTCGTGAGAATCTCCAGCAGTCGGGCCTCTGGGCTGCCCTGCGCACGCGTCCATACAGTAAAGTGCCGGCGATCGATGCCGTGCCCAATTCCATTTTCGTCACGGCAATCGACACCCATCCGTTGGCAGCCGATCCATCGATCATAATTGCTGAACGTGCAGCTGATTTCGAAGCTGGCCTCAAGGTTCTCGGCAATCTGGGCAAGCTGTTTCTTTGCAAGGCCGATGGCGCCTCGCTGCCAGGCGAACAGCTCGCCAAGGTCAAGACCGAGAGTTTTGCCGGGCCGCATCCTGCGGGTCTCGCTGGTACGCATATCCACTTCCTTGATCCCGTCAGCGCCAGTAAAAGCGTCTGGACCATTGGCTATCAAGATGTCATTGCCATAGGTGCGCTATTTACGAGCGGTCGCCTGTCGGTTGAGCGAGTGGTATCGCTTGCCGGCCCTGTAGTTGAACAACCGCGCCTGGTGCGCACCCGTCTGGGCGCCAACCTGGATGAACTGACTGCAGGCGAATTGCAGCTAGGAGCCAATCGCGTCGTTTCCGGTTCGTTGCTTGGCGGTCGTACCGCCCATGGCGCCTTCGCCTATCTCGGTCGCTACCATCAGCAGGTTTCCTGCCTGCGCGAGGGCAAGGAGCGCGAGATGCTGCATTACATGCGTCTGGGACGAACCAAGCACTCGGTGCTCAATATCTTCATTTCCAAGCTCAACGCCGGTAAGAAATTCGCGTTCTCTACTTCCACCAACGGCAGCCCGCGCGCAATGGTGCCGGTTGGCAACTACGAGGAAGTGATGCCGCTCGATATCCTGCCGACTCAATTGTTGCGCTCGCTGATCGTAGGCGACACCGAGGTGGCGCAGAAGCTTGGCTGCCTGGAACTCGACGAAGAGGATCTGGCGCTGTGCAGCTATGTCTGCGCTGGCAAATACGAATACGGCCCGATCCTGCGGGACAATCTGACCCGCATCGAGAAGGAGGGGTAA
- a CDS encoding glyceraldehyde-3-phosphate dehydrogenase: protein MTQKPDQCLGEWIDREALAEAMIPLIGQLYRNNNVVTSIYGRGLINRSVIALLKAHRFARHRQADEAELCVNETHQILTTMSSMDLGAASVDLGKVVAKFKAEGNGRSLDQFVRDELAEVAGKRNTTGVHKGTDVVLYGFGRIGRLLARILIEKTGGGDGLRLRAIVVRKGAENDLVKRASLLRRDSVHGPFDGTIHIDAENNTITANGNLIQVIYSNDPASVDYTQYGIENALLVDNTGKWRDAEGLGQHLKCPGVARVVLTAPGKGELKNIVHGINHADITEDDKIVSAASCTTNAIVPVLKAVNDQYGIVNGHVETVHSYTNDQNLIDNFHKGSRRGRSAALNMVITETGAATAAAKALPVLKGKLTGNAIRVPTPNVSMAILNLNLEKATNRDEINEYLRQMAMHSDLQKQIDFVNSQEVVSTDFVGSRHAGVVDAEATICSDNRVVLYVWYDNEFGYSCQVVRVMEDMAGVNPPAFPR, encoded by the coding sequence GTGACTCAGAAGCCCGACCAGTGTCTTGGTGAATGGATTGATCGAGAAGCCCTCGCCGAAGCGATGATTCCGCTGATTGGTCAGCTGTATCGTAACAATAACGTGGTGACTTCCATCTATGGCCGCGGGTTGATCAACCGTTCGGTCATCGCATTGCTCAAAGCGCATCGTTTCGCTCGTCACCGCCAGGCTGACGAAGCCGAACTCTGTGTCAACGAAACCCATCAGATCCTCACGACCATGAGCAGCATGGACCTGGGCGCCGCCTCGGTGGATCTGGGCAAGGTCGTCGCCAAGTTCAAGGCCGAGGGCAACGGCCGCAGCCTTGACCAGTTCGTGCGTGATGAGTTGGCTGAAGTCGCTGGCAAGCGCAATACGACTGGCGTCCATAAAGGCACCGACGTCGTGCTTTATGGCTTTGGCCGTATCGGCCGCCTGCTGGCGCGCATCTTGATCGAAAAAACCGGTGGCGGCGACGGTCTGCGCCTGCGTGCCATCGTCGTGCGCAAGGGGGCGGAGAATGACCTGGTCAAGCGCGCCAGCCTGCTGCGCCGCGACTCGGTGCACGGCCCGTTCGACGGCACCATTCATATCGATGCCGAGAACAACACCATCACTGCCAACGGCAACCTGATCCAGGTGATCTACTCCAACGATCCGGCTTCGGTGGACTACACCCAGTACGGCATCGAGAACGCGTTGCTGGTGGACAACACCGGCAAGTGGCGTGACGCCGAAGGCCTTGGCCAGCACCTCAAGTGTCCTGGCGTTGCCCGCGTCGTCCTGACCGCGCCTGGCAAGGGCGAGCTGAAGAACATCGTGCATGGCATCAATCATGCCGATATCACCGAAGACGACAAGATCGTCTCCGCTGCCTCCTGTACCACCAACGCCATCGTGCCGGTGCTCAAGGCGGTCAACGACCAGTACGGCATCGTCAACGGTCACGTCGAGACCGTGCACTCTTACACCAACGACCAGAACCTGATCGACAACTTCCATAAAGGCAGTCGTCGTGGTCGTAGTGCCGCGCTGAACATGGTCATCACGGAGACCGGCGCTGCAACTGCGGCGGCCAAGGCGCTTCCGGTGCTGAAGGGCAAGCTGACTGGCAATGCTATCCGCGTTCCGACGCCGAACGTCTCTATGGCGATCCTGAATCTGAATCTGGAAAAGGCCACCAACCGCGACGAGATCAACGAATACCTGCGCCAGATGGCCATGCATTCGGATCTGCAGAAGCAGATCGACTTCGTCAATTCACAGGAAGTGGTTTCCACGGATTTCGTCGGCTCGCGCCATGCCGGCGTTGTAGATGCCGAGGCAACCATCTGTAGCGATAACCGCGTCGTGCTGTATGTCTGGTATGACAATGAATTCGGCTACAGCTGCCAGGTAGTGCGCGTCATGGAAGATATGGCAGGGGTCAATCCGCCAGCCTTCCCGCGCTGA
- a CDS encoding NADH:ubiquinone reductase (Na(+)-transporting) subunit B, producing the protein MGIRAFLDKIEHHFEKGGKYEKWYALYEAADTFLYRPGSVTKTTAHVRDGIDLKRMMITVWMCTFPAMFFGMWNVGYQANLIFAQSPDLLAAQEGWRFALIGALAGFDPTSLWDNFIQGAAYFLPIYAVTFIVGGFWEVLFASIRKHEVNEGFFVTSVLFALILPPSIPLWQVALGISFGVVIGKEIFGGTGKNFLNPALTARAFLFFAYPAQMSGDAVWTSVDGFSGATALSLGFVGGIENIIGNGITWMDAFIGTVHGSVGETSTLAIFIGGAVLLLTKIASWRIVSGVMIGMIVLSYLFNLIGSDTNPLFGMPWYWHMVVGGFAFGLIFMATDPVSASMTNTGKWVFGILIGVMVVLIRVVNPAFPEGMMLAILFANLCAPLIDHFVIQANIKRRLARNV; encoded by the coding sequence ATGGGCATTCGCGCATTCCTCGACAAGATCGAGCATCATTTTGAAAAGGGCGGCAAGTACGAGAAGTGGTACGCACTGTACGAAGCCGCCGATACCTTCCTCTATCGTCCGGGCAGCGTCACCAAGACCACTGCGCACGTGCGTGACGGCATCGACCTCAAGCGGATGATGATCACCGTCTGGATGTGCACCTTCCCGGCGATGTTCTTCGGCATGTGGAACGTGGGTTATCAGGCCAACCTGATCTTCGCGCAGAGCCCCGATCTGCTGGCTGCGCAGGAAGGCTGGCGCTTCGCGCTGATCGGCGCTCTGGCCGGCTTCGATCCGACCAGCTTGTGGGATAACTTCATCCAGGGGGCGGCCTACTTCCTGCCGATCTACGCGGTGACCTTCATCGTCGGCGGTTTCTGGGAAGTGCTGTTCGCATCCATTCGCAAACATGAGGTCAACGAAGGCTTCTTCGTCACTTCGGTGCTGTTCGCATTGATTCTGCCGCCGAGCATCCCGCTGTGGCAGGTGGCGCTGGGCATCAGCTTCGGCGTAGTGATCGGCAAGGAAATCTTCGGCGGCACCGGCAAGAACTTCCTTAACCCGGCTTTGACCGCTCGTGCTTTCCTATTCTTCGCCTATCCGGCGCAGATGTCCGGTGACGCGGTGTGGACATCCGTGGATGGTTTCTCTGGTGCGACCGCACTCAGCCTCGGCTTCGTCGGCGGTATCGAGAATATCATCGGCAACGGCATCACTTGGATGGATGCATTCATCGGCACCGTGCATGGCTCGGTCGGAGAAACCAGCACGTTGGCGATCTTCATCGGCGGCGCGGTGCTGCTGCTGACCAAGATTGCCTCTTGGCGCATCGTTTCCGGCGTGATGATTGGCATGATTGTGCTGAGCTACCTGTTCAACCTGATCGGTTCCGACACCAATCCGCTGTTCGGCATGCCTTGGTACTGGCATATGGTGGTGGGCGGTTTCGCCTTCGGTCTGATTTTCATGGCGACCGATCCGGTTTCGGCCTCCATGACCAATACCGGAAAGTGGGTATTCGGCATCCTCATTGGTGTGATGGTCGTGCTGATCCGCGTGGTCAACCCTGCCTTCCCGGAAGGCATGATGCTGGCGATTCTGTTCGCCAACCTGTGTGCACCGCTGATTGACCATTTTGTCATTCAGGCCAATATCAAGCGGAGGCTGGCACGTAATGTCTAG